One window of the Zea mays cultivar B73 chromosome 3, Zm-B73-REFERENCE-NAM-5.0, whole genome shotgun sequence genome contains the following:
- the LOC100279027 gene encoding Dehydrin Rab25-like, which produces MAEYQGEYGHPYPRVDQYGNPVPPVDQYGNPLPREPASGFGAIAPPYSAGDSAAGHVAAPVEYGADAKYPHDGTGSGGGGGVTAPTGVVAYSSGGVAPAETALASYEEGMVHLQPTGEEHTFGMASQLQPTHGEEHTFGMASQLQPTGEEHTTLGEKLRRSGSSSSSSEDDEQGGRRKKSIKEKIKEKLPGTHKHEEQKAGHVTTTTTGTHAAGTHEKKGFMEKIKEKLPGHHHAH; this is translated from the exons ATGGCGGAGTACCAGGGCGAGTATGGACACCCGTACCCGCGCGTCGACCAGTACGGGAACCCCGTGCCGCCGGTGGACCAGTACGGCAAcccgctcccgagggagccggcgTCCGGTTTCGGCGCCATCGCTCCCCCCTACAGCGCTGGCGACAGCGCCGCGGGGCACGTGGCGGCGCCTGTCGAGTACGGTGCCGACGCCAAGTATCCGCACGATGGCACGGggagcggtggcggcggcggcgtcacCGCTCCGACCGGTGTGGTGGCGTACTCCAGCGGTGGCGTCGCACCAGCCGAGACGGCGCTTGCGTCGTACGAGGAGGGCATGGTCCACCTCCAGCCGACCGGGGAGGAGCACACGTTTGGTATGGCCTCGCAGCTCCAGCCGACCCACGGGGAGGAGCACACGTTTGGCATGGCCTCGCAGCTCCAGCCGACCGGGGAGGAGCACACGACCCTCGGAGAGAAGCTGAGGCGCTCCGGCAGCTCCAGCTCG TCCTCAGAGGATGACGAGCAAGGTGGGCGCCGGAAGAAGAGCATCAAGGAGAAGATAAAGGAGAAGCTCCCGGGCACCCACAagcacgaggagcagaaggctgggcacgtgacgacgacgacgacggggaCGCATGCAGCGGGGACGCACGAGAAGAAGGGTTTCATGGAGAAGATCAAGGAGAAGCTACCGGGACACCACCATGCTCACTGA
- the LOC100382750 gene encoding Subtilisin-like protease SBT5.4 precursor — protein sequence MGAGKAVSLLALVLLFALQTTPASADKKLYVIFFSPFPAFPNALLATITSDLTILPYDLRAISGIAVQIDQGFLPLLRQLPGVIAVVPDTLYKPLTTHSWDFLGLASNGQITPAWASARLGVDTIIGAIDTGVWPESLSFQNDTMPNAPLGWCGPCEKGNDTTFQCNRKLIGARFFSEGMKASGALGDGGTPPPSQADLSSPRDYVGHGSHTLSTAGGSLVPGASVLGHHGRGVAAGGSPGARVAAYKACYGPGCSGVDILAAIVAAVADGVHVLSLSLGAPPADYLTDLTALGAFFAVQSGVTVVCAAGNSGPQPSTATNLAPWILTVGASTMDRDFPANVSFNGDTIQGQSLADSTLPIGQPYPIISGGKANAANQPTGNSSLCLPSSLDPAKVKGKIVVCVRGVNARAEKGFVVKQAGGVGMVLCNDASTGDTVVADAHVLAAAHCSYSQCVRLFNYLQSTNDPLGYINATDASFGVKPAPKIAAFSSRGPNAITPQILKPDITAPGVSVIAAYSGAVSPTELPFDDRRVPYNIMSGTSMSCPHVAGIVGLLKTKYPAWSPAMIKSAIMTTANTTANDGNPIQDETGAVATPFGYGSGHVDPVKALDPGLVYDTTLLDYTNFLCSLKPTQNPLPSLPVDLLPLLGNLSQPLVGLLLPLFDAAGEPCKCSKGPYGRPEDLNYPSIAVPCLSGSATVKRRLKNVGAPGKYRVKVTEPAGIKVTVVPSELYFGVGEEKEFTVKMDVDVNAPAANNDYVFGSVVWSDAAAYASDVSKAHRVRSPVVVKTKCG from the exons ATGGGGGCAGGCAAAGCCGTCTCCCTGCTCGCCTTGGTGCTGCTCTTCGCTCTGCAGACGACGCCGGCGTCGGCTGACAAGAAG TTGTATGTGATCTTCTTCAGTCCTTTCCCGGCCTTCCCTAATGCGCTGCTCGCTACAATCACCAGCGA CTTGACGATTCTGCCCTACGACCTGCGGGCCATCAGCGGGATCGCCGTGCAGATCGACCAGGGCTTCCTGCCGCTCCTCCGAC AGCTCCCCGGCGTGATAGCCGTGGTCCCGGACACCCTGTACAAGCCTCTCACCACGCACTCGTGGGACTTCCTCGGGCTCGCTAGCAATGGCCAGATAACTCCCGCCTGGGCGTCCGCCAGGCTGGGAGTGGACACCATCATCGGGGCCATCGACACAG GCGTATGGCCGGAATCCCTGAGCTTCCAAAACGATACCATGCCAAACGCCCCATTGGGTTGGTGCGGCCCCTGCGAGAAAGGCAACGACACAACCTTCCAATGCAACAG GAAGCTGATCGGCGCGAGGTTCTTCAGCGAAGGCATGAAGGCGTCGGGCGCGCTGGGCGACGGGGggacgccgccgccgagccaggCGGACCTGTCGTCGCCGCGGGACTACGTGGGGCACGGCTCGCACACGCTGTCCACCGCGGGCGGCTCGCTCGTCCCGGGCGCCAGCGTGCTGGGCCACCACGGCAGGGGCGTGGCGGCGGGCGGCTCGCCCGGCGCGCGCGTGGCCGCGTACAAGGCGTGCTACGGGCCGGGCTGCTCCGGCGTCGACATCCTCGCCGCCATCGTCgcggcggtggccgacggcgTGCACGTGCTCTCCCTCTCCCTCGGCGCGCCGCCCGCCGACTACCTCACGGACCTGACCGCCCTCGGCGCCTTCTTCGCGGTGCAGAGCGGGGTCACCGTCGTCTGCGCGGCCGGCAACTCCGGCCCGCAGCCGAGCACCGCTACCAACCTTGCCCCGTGGATCCTGACGGTCGGCGCGAGCACCATGGACAGGGATTTCCCAGCTAATGTCAGCTTCAATGGAGACACCATCCAG GGACAAAGCCTCGCAGACAGCACTCTGCCCATTGGCCAGCCGTATCCGATTATCAGCGGGGGGAAGGCCAACGCCGCGAACCAGCCAACCGGAAACTC gTCGCTGTGCTTGCCCAGCTCTCTGGACCCTGCCAAGGTGAAGGGCAAGATCGTCGTCTGCGTCAGAGGGGTGAACGCCAGAGCGGAGAAGGGGTTCGTGGTCAAACAGGCGGGCGGCGTCGGCATGGTCCTCTGCAACGACGCCAGCACCGGGGACACCGTGGTCGCCGACGCGCACGTCCTCGCGGCGGCTCACTGCTCCTATTCGCAGTGCGTCCGGCTCTTCAACTACCTCCAGTCTACCAA CGATCCGTTGGGCTACATCAATGCGACAGACGCGAGCTTTGGCGTGAAACCTGCGCCGAAGATTGCAGCGTTCTCGTCCCGGGGACCAAACGCCATTACTCCTCAGATCCTCAAG CCAGACATCACCGCACCGGGTGTCAGCGTGATCGCCGCGTACAGCGGCGCGGTCTCGCCAACGGAGCTCCCGTTCGATGACCGCCGTGTCCCCTACAACATAATGTCCGGCACCTCCATGTCGTGCCCCCACGTCGCTGGCATCGTCGGCCTCCTCAAGACGAAGTACCCAGCTTGGAGCCCCGCCATGATCAAGTCGGCAATCATGACCACCG CGAACACCACGGCCAACGACGGCAACCCGATCCAAGACGAGACCGGCGCCGTCGCCACGCCGTTCGGCTACGGGTCTGGGCACGTGGACCCCGTCAAGGCGCTGGACCCGGGGCTGGTGTACGACACCACGCTGCTCGACTACACCAACTTCCTCTGCTCACTGAAGCCCACGCAGAACCCGCTTCCGAGCCTCCCGGTCGACCTCCTCCCGCTCCTGGGCAACCTCTCCCAGCCTCTCGTCGGCCTCCTGCTCCCACTGTTCGACGCCGCCGGCGAGCCGTGCAAGTGTAGCAAGGGCCCGTACGGCCGCCCCGAGGACCTGAACTACCCATCCATCGCCGTGCCGTGCCTGTCCGGCAGCGCCACGGTGAAGCGCCGCCTCAAGAACGTCGGCGCGCCCGGCAAGTACAGGGTTAAAGTCACGGAGCCCGCGGGGATCAAGGTCACCGTAGTGCCGAGCGAATTGTACTTCGGGGTCGGAGAGGAGAAGGAGTTCACGGTGAAGATGGACGTGGACGTCAACGCCCCGGCGGCTAATAATGACTACGTGTTCGGCAGTGTTGTGTGGTCGGATGCGGCCGCGTACGCGTCGGACGTGAGCAAGGCCCATCGCGTCCGGAGCCCCGTCGTGGTTAAGACCAAGTGCGGCTAG